The proteins below come from a single Caenibius sp. WL genomic window:
- a CDS encoding Z1 domain-containing protein, with amino-acid sequence MKRIEGTGVSNLLDLAKYKAKAKLANRYEKQLERLKGYDIATGSIEAAVEGAIQNLTTAANGALVIYGEPQSGKTEMMICLTAKLLDAGHKIIVHLMNDSVDLLSQNLRRFKASGLAPAPKNLSELLQIAPAQNPPELVVFCKKNARDLEKLIERIKDMGKVVVIDDEADYATPNAKVNQGTKTTINNLVGQLIGNGGMYVGVTATPARLDLNNTFQNDTEKWVNFPPHAKYTGQDVFFPLDKKAPYRLVYLQQGGNPQDARGALVRFLVTAAYMNTVVNDKEENFTMLVHTSGRKLDHEIDRITIEEAVHALTETDSDAFDDLVTRVHAAAQDLYPAVDADQLTSYVVENASRASLVVLNSERDRKAAGDSATEPSSPFTIIIGGNIVSRGVTFPNLLSMFFTRDVKHKLQQDTYIQRARMFGARGAYLKNFELTIPTQLYADWHRCFVFHRLALQTVKSSLGSPVWIGDSKVAVASDSSIDKATVVLDKGEMSFGIFDFDAELDKIVLGAQTDIATLHTLRTKLGNDALPQFLIDYIAAVMAGGGGTLAVHTASSIAGYGDSANHTAISRDKGFMGKPQLEAKKFPTAAHHVKIFFNDENRARVFYKYGGSLQFIQNLNTAVT; translated from the coding sequence GTGAAGCGCATCGAGGGGACGGGGGTGTCGAACTTGTTGGATCTTGCCAAGTACAAGGCAAAGGCGAAGCTCGCCAATCGCTACGAGAAACAGCTGGAACGTCTGAAGGGTTATGACATCGCAACCGGCAGCATCGAGGCGGCGGTCGAGGGAGCGATCCAAAACCTGACCACAGCGGCGAATGGCGCACTAGTGATCTACGGGGAGCCGCAGAGCGGCAAGACCGAGATGATGATCTGCCTGACCGCCAAGCTGCTCGACGCCGGGCATAAGATCATCGTTCACCTCATGAACGACAGCGTTGATTTGCTGTCGCAGAACCTGCGGCGTTTTAAGGCATCCGGGCTAGCACCGGCGCCAAAAAACCTGTCCGAACTTTTGCAGATCGCCCCGGCGCAAAACCCGCCCGAGCTTGTAGTGTTCTGCAAAAAGAATGCGCGCGACCTTGAGAAGCTAATCGAGCGGATCAAGGATATGGGCAAGGTGGTCGTGATTGACGACGAGGCTGATTATGCGACTCCCAATGCGAAGGTGAACCAGGGTACTAAGACCACGATAAACAATCTCGTCGGTCAACTGATCGGCAATGGCGGGATGTACGTCGGAGTCACTGCGACGCCCGCCCGGTTGGACCTCAACAACACTTTTCAGAACGACACTGAGAAGTGGGTAAACTTTCCACCGCACGCAAAATATACCGGCCAGGATGTGTTCTTCCCGCTCGACAAGAAGGCGCCCTATCGGCTCGTCTATCTGCAGCAGGGCGGCAATCCGCAGGATGCGCGGGGCGCACTGGTCCGCTTTCTCGTCACCGCCGCTTATATGAATACAGTTGTCAACGACAAGGAAGAGAACTTTACCATGCTGGTCCACACCAGCGGGCGGAAGCTCGATCACGAAATTGATCGGATCACGATCGAGGAAGCAGTGCACGCGCTCACCGAGACCGATAGCGATGCCTTCGACGACCTCGTCACGCGCGTCCATGCTGCCGCGCAGGACCTTTATCCCGCAGTCGATGCCGATCAGCTCACCTCTTATGTAGTAGAGAATGCATCGCGTGCGAGCCTGGTGGTGCTGAACAGCGAGCGTGATCGCAAGGCTGCTGGCGACAGTGCAACCGAGCCCAGCTCGCCGTTCACGATCATCATCGGCGGCAACATCGTCTCGCGCGGCGTGACCTTTCCCAATCTGCTGTCGATGTTTTTCACCCGCGACGTGAAGCACAAGCTGCAGCAAGACACGTACATCCAGCGCGCGCGCATGTTTGGCGCTCGCGGCGCCTATCTCAAAAATTTCGAACTCACCATCCCGACGCAGCTCTACGCCGATTGGCATCGGTGTTTTGTGTTTCACCGCCTCGCCTTGCAAACCGTCAAAAGCAGCCTCGGTTCACCGGTGTGGATTGGTGACAGCAAGGTGGCGGTCGCGTCGGATTCGAGCATCGATAAGGCGACGGTGGTGCTCGACAAGGGCGAGATGTCATTCGGAATCTTCGATTTCGATGCCGAGCTCGATAAGATCGTACTGGGCGCTCAGACCGACATAGCTACGCTCCACACTTTGCGCACAAAGCTTGGCAATGACGCGCTGCCTCAATTCCTAATCGACTATATCGCGGCGGTCATGGCTGGCGGCGGAGGAACGCTCGCTGTTCATACAGCGTCAAGTATCGCCGGATACGGCGATAGCGCCAATCATACCGCTATCTCTCGCGACAAAGGCTTCATGGGTAAGCCCCAGCTCGAGGCGAAGAAATTCCCGACGGCGGCGCATCATGTGAAGATCTTCTTTAACGACGAGAACCGCGCGCGCGTCTTCTACAAATATGGCGGCAGCCTGCAGTTCATCCAAAACCTAAACACAGCGGTGACCTGA